The following are encoded in a window of Bradyrhizobium guangdongense genomic DNA:
- a CDS encoding class I SAM-dependent methyltransferase yields the protein MSATDKVFAGSVPKLYDEYLVPLIFSVYADDLARRIAALSPSDLLEVAAGTGAVTRAVAALLPPDVRYVATDLNEPMLAVAKQRQGEDPRMNWRQADALTLPFGDSTFDVVCCQFGAMFFPDRSKGYAEAKRVLKPGGTYLFSVWDRIEDNVFADDATVTLGKMFPDNPPLFMARTPHGYHDKAAIKADLARAGFRDISIETKTAMSRGPSAEYVAIAYCQGTPLRGEIEARDASKLEAATDAVAEAIRKRHGPGPIEAKIQALVITARP from the coding sequence ATGTCTGCGACTGACAAGGTTTTCGCCGGCTCGGTCCCTAAGCTCTACGACGAATATCTGGTCCCGCTGATCTTCTCCGTCTACGCCGACGATCTTGCGAGGCGCATCGCTGCGCTGTCGCCCTCGGATCTGCTCGAGGTCGCCGCCGGCACCGGCGCCGTCACCAGAGCCGTGGCAGCGCTGTTGCCTCCTGACGTCCGCTATGTCGCGACCGACCTCAATGAGCCTATGCTCGCAGTTGCGAAGCAGCGTCAGGGTGAGGATCCCCGCATGAACTGGCGTCAAGCCGATGCGCTGACGCTGCCCTTCGGCGATTCCACGTTCGACGTCGTCTGCTGCCAGTTCGGTGCGATGTTCTTTCCTGATCGCAGCAAGGGCTATGCCGAGGCGAAGCGCGTGTTGAAGCCCGGCGGCACGTACCTGTTCAGCGTCTGGGACCGTATCGAGGACAATGTATTCGCGGATGATGCGACCGTCACGCTTGGCAAGATGTTTCCCGACAATCCGCCGCTCTTCATGGCGCGAACGCCGCACGGCTATCACGACAAGGCCGCCATCAAGGCCGACCTGGCGCGCGCGGGCTTCCGCGACATCTCGATCGAAACCAAGACGGCAATGAGCCGCGGCCCCTCAGCCGAGTACGTGGCGATCGCGTACTGCCAGGGAACGCCGCTGCGCGGCGAGATCGAAGCCAGGGATGCGAGCAAGCTCGAGGCCGCAACGGACGCCGTTGCCGAGGCGATTCGAAAACGCCACGGTCCGGGGCCGATCGAAGCCAAGATTCAGGCCCTGGTCATCACAGCCCGGCCGTAA
- a CDS encoding ABC transporter ATP-binding protein, which yields MLEVRDLHAYYGKSHILQGVDLDVAAGEVVSLLGRNGVGRSTTVKAIMGEVAPQGTIRFKGKDIAGLPSYKIARLGLGYVPEHRDIFPSLTVRQNLLLGIKDTRRPGKWRLQDMLDMFPNLAARADTAAGVLSGGEKQMLTTCRTLMGDPDLIMIDEPTEGLAPLIVQQVGDLIARIAEAGVAILLVEQKLSIAMRISKRVYIMGHGRVVFEGTPDDLKANAAVRQEWLEV from the coding sequence ATGCTCGAGGTCAGGGATCTCCACGCCTATTACGGCAAGAGCCACATCCTCCAGGGCGTCGATCTCGACGTCGCCGCCGGTGAGGTCGTGAGCCTGCTCGGCCGCAACGGCGTCGGGCGTTCCACGACGGTCAAGGCGATCATGGGCGAGGTCGCCCCGCAAGGCACGATCCGCTTCAAGGGCAAGGACATCGCGGGCCTGCCCAGCTACAAGATCGCGCGTCTCGGCCTTGGCTACGTGCCTGAACATCGTGATATCTTTCCGAGCCTGACGGTGCGGCAGAATCTGCTGCTCGGCATCAAGGACACGCGCCGTCCCGGCAAGTGGCGGCTTCAGGACATGCTCGACATGTTCCCCAATCTCGCCGCCCGCGCCGACACGGCTGCCGGCGTGCTGTCCGGCGGCGAGAAGCAGATGCTCACGACGTGCCGGACGTTGATGGGCGATCCCGATCTGATCATGATCGACGAGCCGACCGAAGGGCTCGCGCCGCTGATCGTGCAGCAGGTCGGCGATCTCATCGCCCGCATTGCGGAGGCCGGCGTCGCCATTCTCCTCGTCGAGCAGAAGCTGTCGATCGCGATGCGCATCTCCAAGCGCGTCTACATCATGGGCCACGGCCGCGTCGTGTTCGAAGGCACGCCTGATGATCTCAAGGCCAACGCCGCCGTGCGGCAGGAATGGCTCGAAGTCTAA
- a CDS encoding adenylate/guanylate cyclase domain-containing protein → MNAPDNNPAATLSDGVIDWLTNGTRDQRFIDNIFAEMCIRLQQAGIPLKRSTLHVQIQHPQWLGARIMWSDGMREAEIGRVDFDVRGRSEYIGSPANEMQDGATEVRENLERDPALGRKHALYDEMRAKGLTDYVAWPLYHTLGKRHLITFATDRSGGFDDAHIAALKKVLPVLALVSEIRVKNRLARTLLETYVGSHAGELILAGATRRGTGTTVRAAIMICDLRDFTKISDNWPRDDVIDLLNDYFDAMSEPIARHGGEILKFIGDGLLAIFPLSQPNACANLLRAVTEARDAMVALNERNKGTGRAPLNYGIGVHVGDVMYGNIGSSSRLDFTVIGPAVNMASRLEALTKQIGKPVLLSRDFAELVAPEFELERVGQHAVRGFSEPIELFAFQPGAGLNDRVA, encoded by the coding sequence ATGAACGCGCCCGACAACAATCCCGCTGCCACGCTTTCCGACGGCGTCATCGATTGGCTGACCAACGGCACGCGCGACCAGCGTTTCATCGACAACATCTTTGCCGAGATGTGCATCCGCCTGCAGCAGGCGGGCATTCCGCTCAAGCGCTCGACGCTTCATGTCCAGATCCAGCATCCGCAATGGCTGGGGGCCCGTATCATGTGGTCCGACGGCATGCGCGAGGCCGAGATTGGGCGGGTCGATTTCGACGTGAGGGGGCGTTCCGAATATATCGGCAGTCCCGCCAACGAGATGCAGGACGGCGCCACTGAAGTCCGCGAGAACCTCGAACGAGATCCCGCGCTCGGCCGCAAGCACGCACTCTATGACGAGATGCGGGCCAAGGGCCTGACCGACTATGTCGCCTGGCCGCTCTATCACACCCTCGGCAAGCGCCATCTCATCACCTTCGCGACGGACCGAAGCGGCGGTTTTGACGATGCGCATATCGCGGCGCTTAAGAAGGTGCTGCCGGTGCTGGCGCTGGTCAGCGAGATCCGCGTCAAGAATCGCCTGGCGCGCACGCTGCTGGAGACCTATGTCGGCTCCCATGCCGGCGAGCTGATCCTCGCCGGCGCCACCAGGCGCGGCACCGGAACCACGGTGCGCGCCGCGATCATGATCTGCGACCTCAGGGATTTCACCAAGATCTCCGATAATTGGCCGCGCGATGACGTCATCGATCTCCTCAACGATTATTTCGACGCGATGTCCGAACCGATCGCTCGGCACGGCGGCGAGATCCTGAAATTCATCGGCGACGGGCTGCTCGCCATCTTCCCGCTGAGCCAGCCCAATGCCTGTGCCAACCTCCTGCGTGCCGTCACCGAGGCCCGCGATGCCATGGTCGCGCTGAACGAGCGGAACAAGGGCACAGGCCGCGCGCCGCTGAATTATGGCATCGGCGTTCATGTCGGCGACGTCATGTACGGCAATATCGGCTCGAGCAGCCGGTTGGACTTCACCGTGATCGGCCCTGCCGTCAACATGGCCTCGCGCCTCGAGGCGCTCACCAAGCAGATCGGCAAGCCGGTGCTGCTGTCGCGCGATTTTGCCGAACTGGTGGCGCCGGAGTTCGAGCTGGAGCGCGTCGGTCAGCACGCCGTGCGCGGCTTCAGCGAACCGATCGAGCTGTTCGCATTTCAGCCGGGCGCCGGGCTCAACGACCGGGTTGCTTGA
- a CDS encoding Bug family tripartite tricarboxylate transporter substrate binding protein, translating into MALFARLLPARQTILTLPIVAMSVLTLSAALPARAEDPTAYPTHKIRMLLPYAAGGGGDVIGRLLADRMGKTLGQSIYIENHTGAAGTLGTQMVATSANDGYTITVGGMTTHVLAPAIYPKLPYDSIKDFTTIGRIGTSSIMLVATKDFAANDIKGLIALARKGEPIQYGSWGIGSTGQFCAEILMQQSGIKMEHVPFNGIAKLAGDLLGGHISLATLDMATATPLVKDGSIKALAACGERSPSLPGVATYQEQGVPFERSLSWAMYAPAGLAPPIAAKLSAALKEALGDAEVKEKLLGLGITPQFVPGDEQRDINARDIAAWKQVARDAGIEVK; encoded by the coding sequence ATGGCGCTCTTCGCTCGCCTTTTGCCCGCGCGGCAAACCATCCTGACGCTGCCTATCGTTGCGATGTCGGTGCTCACCCTATCCGCGGCGCTGCCGGCGCGCGCCGAAGATCCCACCGCCTACCCTACTCACAAGATCAGGATGCTGCTGCCTTACGCGGCCGGTGGCGGCGGCGACGTCATCGGCCGGCTGCTCGCCGACAGGATGGGCAAGACGCTCGGACAGAGCATCTATATCGAGAACCACACCGGAGCTGCGGGCACGCTCGGCACGCAGATGGTCGCGACCTCTGCGAATGACGGCTACACCATCACCGTCGGAGGCATGACCACGCATGTGCTGGCGCCGGCGATCTATCCAAAACTACCCTACGATTCGATCAAGGACTTTACGACCATCGGTCGCATCGGAACGTCCTCGATCATGCTGGTGGCGACCAAGGATTTTGCCGCCAACGACATCAAGGGCCTGATCGCGCTCGCCAGGAAGGGCGAGCCGATTCAGTACGGCAGTTGGGGCATCGGCTCGACCGGGCAGTTCTGCGCCGAGATCCTGATGCAGCAGAGCGGCATCAAGATGGAGCACGTGCCGTTCAACGGCATCGCAAAACTCGCCGGCGATTTGCTCGGCGGCCACATCTCGCTGGCGACACTCGACATGGCGACCGCAACACCGCTGGTGAAGGACGGCTCGATCAAGGCGCTGGCCGCCTGCGGCGAACGTTCGCCGAGCCTGCCCGGGGTTGCGACCTATCAGGAGCAGGGTGTGCCGTTCGAGCGCAGCCTGTCCTGGGCCATGTATGCGCCCGCGGGCCTCGCCCCACCGATCGCAGCAAAGCTGTCGGCGGCGCTGAAGGAGGCGCTCGGCGATGCCGAGGTGAAGGAGAAGCTCTTGGGGCTCGGCATCACCCCGCAATTCGTCCCCGGCGACGAGCAGCGCGACATCAACGCCCGCGACATCGCGGCCTGGAAGCAGGTTGCCAGGGACGCCGGCATCGAGGTCAAGTGA
- a CDS encoding TetR/AcrR family transcriptional regulator — protein MAVHTTSAPEAAAPTTRERILDEALDLFAQSGYGGASMRELARRVGIRESSLYNHFSGKAAILEAIVSEHGPASSASRLEEPRYKQLARQPAAFCRQFALDLVEQWSDPREHQFQKVITAERNRVPGIRAKFADQFYAREQRLMTDYFRGFALAGLVATPDARETARLFAAGLIYIRLEHYVMGAAPSPRAKVIEAIDRYLAFFLSLIAADKDNNKKRKPKGENRGKAAPD, from the coding sequence ATGGCTGTCCACACCACAAGCGCTCCGGAAGCGGCCGCGCCCACGACCCGCGAGCGCATCCTCGACGAAGCGCTCGATCTGTTTGCGCAGAGCGGTTATGGCGGCGCCTCGATGCGCGAGCTGGCGCGCCGCGTCGGCATCCGCGAGAGCAGCCTTTACAATCACTTCTCCGGCAAGGCGGCGATCCTGGAGGCGATCGTCAGCGAACACGGTCCTGCAAGCTCGGCGAGCCGGCTGGAGGAGCCGCGCTACAAGCAGCTGGCGCGCCAGCCCGCCGCGTTCTGCCGGCAGTTCGCGCTCGATCTCGTCGAGCAATGGTCCGATCCGCGCGAGCACCAGTTCCAGAAGGTCATCACCGCCGAGCGTAACCGCGTGCCCGGCATTCGCGCCAAGTTCGCCGACCAGTTTTACGCACGCGAGCAGCGTCTGATGACGGACTATTTTCGCGGCTTTGCGCTCGCCGGCCTCGTCGCGACGCCTGATGCGCGCGAGACCGCGCGGCTGTTCGCGGCCGGCCTCATCTATATCAGGCTCGAACATTACGTGATGGGCGCGGCACCTTCGCCGCGAGCGAAGGTGATCGAGGCGATCGACCGTTATCTCGCCTTCTTCCTGTCGCTGATTGCGGCGGACAAGGACAACAACAAGAAGCGAAAACCCAAGGGAGAGAACCGTGGCAAGGCTGCCCCTGATTGA
- a CDS encoding HutD/Ves family protein: MKATLLKSEDYTRSPWKNGGGVFTDIADEHRPGVTTRDWDSLLWRFASTPIVAPGPFSHMPGIDRLQMVTGGRGLVLRAPGQEFDEREPFMTVRFTGEMEIVTELEAGPVEVVNLMARRGAAEIELLALKEPRERPLLSGTHLIYAVSGDCCIQLEGKEYVVSSGCTLKMELSAASKLSFVSGLAVLGSIRLVG; this comes from the coding sequence ATGAAAGCCACGCTTCTGAAATCCGAAGACTATACCCGCTCGCCCTGGAAGAACGGCGGCGGCGTCTTTACCGATATCGCGGACGAGCATCGTCCCGGTGTGACGACCAGGGATTGGGACAGCCTGCTGTGGCGCTTCGCGTCCACGCCGATTGTGGCGCCGGGACCGTTCTCTCACATGCCCGGCATTGATCGCCTGCAGATGGTGACAGGCGGGCGCGGGCTGGTACTGAGGGCGCCCGGGCAGGAGTTCGACGAGCGCGAGCCCTTCATGACCGTCCGTTTCACCGGCGAGATGGAGATCGTGACCGAGCTCGAAGCCGGCCCGGTCGAGGTCGTCAACCTGATGGCGCGGCGCGGGGCGGCGGAGATCGAGCTCCTGGCACTCAAGGAACCCCGCGAGCGGCCATTGCTGTCAGGCACGCACCTCATCTATGCGGTTTCCGGTGATTGCTGCATTCAACTCGAGGGCAAGGAATACGTCGTTTCAAGCGGCTGCACATTGAAGATGGAGCTGTCTGCGGCCTCGAAGCTGAGCTTCGTTTCCGGCCTTGCCGTGCTGGGCTCGATCCGGCTCGTCGGCTAG
- a CDS encoding carboxymuconolactone decarboxylase family protein, translating into MARLPLIDPETTSGDIRASFDRMPVKLNIFRMMAHAEANMIPAMRLGNSILHKQKLSAVNRELLILQAAQLEGGAYEWRQHVPIALGVGCTQAQVDAVEHADYDAAAFSEAERALLKFGREVVENVRVSEATFTAARKHFSDQEIVESIVALGFYMMMARVTEATETDLDPAAGMKVYEGGKK; encoded by the coding sequence GTGGCAAGGCTGCCCCTGATTGATCCGGAGACGACGAGCGGCGATATCCGCGCCTCGTTCGACCGCATGCCGGTCAAGCTGAACATCTTCCGCATGATGGCGCATGCCGAGGCCAACATGATTCCGGCGATGCGGCTCGGCAATTCGATCCTGCACAAGCAAAAGCTCAGCGCGGTGAACCGCGAGCTCTTGATCTTGCAGGCCGCGCAGTTGGAGGGCGGCGCCTATGAATGGCGCCAGCACGTGCCGATCGCGCTCGGGGTCGGCTGCACCCAAGCTCAGGTCGATGCGGTGGAGCACGCCGACTACGATGCCGCCGCGTTCAGCGAAGCCGAACGCGCGCTGCTGAAGTTCGGCCGCGAGGTGGTCGAGAACGTTCGCGTTTCCGAGGCAACCTTCACCGCTGCCCGGAAACATTTCAGCGACCAGGAGATCGTCGAATCCATCGTCGCACTCGGCTTCTACATGATGATGGCCCGCGTCACCGAAGCCACCGAGACCGATCTCGATCCGGCGGCCGGCATGAAGGTCTATGAGGGCGGCAAGAAGTAG
- a CDS encoding L,D-transpeptidase, translating to MKDLMTTAQSNGAMRRWGPPGIVMFAAALALTTLTSAAMAAKQPRQTAEAVAPREAGEPIMAIVSIKSQKVTFYDSEGWILRAPVSTGTTGRETPAGVFAVVEKDKDHHSSMYDDAWMPNMQRITWNGIALHGGPLPGYAASHGCVRMPFGFAESLFDKTSIGMRVIISPNDAAPVDFSHPSLFVPSREALAAAPARADKLSAEAEEVAQAADEAKKAAAAAAKDAQSIPAQLRKLEQQKARADAENAYADKLVANAKNDQAKAKADELKQKAATKAADAATQLDAAKAAAQPKRDAVATTKEAAKVAAAKKADAVKAATDAKLALEPVSVYISRATQKLYVRRNTHKPAPDGGGEVFDTSIEVPVTIRNPDQPLGTHIFTAMAKTDTGLRWSVVSIDEGDDAKDALDRITIPQEVWDRIGPTALPRSSIIVSDEPLSAETNYRTEFVAVLSNQPQGGFITRKPTAPMAIASDDGWDNGGNGFGFFFQPRDPYVQPANPRRRGGQYQYYQSTQPMQRSFW from the coding sequence ATGAAAGACCTGATGACGACGGCGCAATCCAATGGAGCGATGCGGCGTTGGGGGCCTCCCGGAATTGTGATGTTCGCAGCGGCGCTCGCCCTGACCACGCTGACCTCCGCCGCCATGGCGGCGAAGCAGCCGCGCCAGACCGCCGAGGCGGTGGCGCCGCGCGAGGCCGGCGAGCCGATCATGGCGATCGTCTCGATCAAGAGCCAAAAGGTCACGTTCTATGATTCCGAGGGCTGGATCCTGCGGGCGCCGGTCTCGACCGGCACGACCGGGCGCGAGACGCCCGCCGGTGTCTTCGCCGTCGTCGAGAAGGACAAGGACCATCACTCCTCCATGTATGACGATGCCTGGATGCCGAACATGCAGCGCATCACCTGGAATGGCATCGCGCTGCATGGCGGGCCGCTGCCCGGCTACGCGGCCTCGCATGGCTGCGTGCGCATGCCGTTCGGTTTCGCCGAGAGCCTGTTCGACAAGACCAGCATCGGCATGCGGGTGATCATTTCGCCTAACGACGCGGCTCCGGTCGATTTCTCGCATCCCTCGCTGTTCGTGCCGAGCAGGGAGGCCCTTGCGGCGGCGCCTGCGCGTGCCGACAAGCTCTCCGCCGAGGCGGAGGAGGTCGCCCAGGCCGCCGACGAAGCCAAAAAGGCCGCGGCGGCAGCGGCGAAAGACGCGCAATCGATCCCGGCACAGCTGCGCAAGCTCGAACAGCAGAAGGCCCGCGCAGATGCCGAGAACGCCTATGCGGACAAGCTGGTCGCGAATGCCAAGAACGACCAGGCCAAGGCAAAGGCCGACGAACTGAAGCAGAAGGCCGCGACCAAGGCCGCGGATGCAGCAACCCAGCTCGACGCCGCCAAGGCCGCCGCACAGCCCAAGCGCGATGCTGTGGCCACCACAAAGGAGGCGGCCAAGGTCGCCGCCGCCAAGAAGGCCGATGCGGTGAAGGCTGCGACCGACGCCAAGCTCGCGCTCGAACCGGTCTCCGTCTACATCAGCCGCGCAACGCAGAAGCTCTACGTCCGTCGCAATACCCACAAGCCCGCGCCGGATGGCGGCGGCGAGGTGTTCGACACCAGCATCGAGGTTCCCGTCACCATTCGCAATCCCGACCAGCCGCTCGGCACGCACATCTTCACGGCGATGGCCAAGACCGACACGGGCCTGCGCTGGAGCGTGGTCAGCATCGACGAGGGGGACGATGCCAAGGACGCACTCGATCGCATCACCATCCCGCAGGAGGTGTGGGACCGCATCGGGCCGACCGCCTTGCCGCGCTCGTCGATCATCGTCTCGGACGAGCCCTTGAGTGCCGAGACCAACTACCGCACCGAGTTCGTCGCGGTCCTGAGCAACCAGCCCCAGGGCGGCTTCATCACCCGCAAGCCGACCGCGCCGATGGCGATCGCCAGCGACGATGGCTGGGATAACGGCGGCAACGGCTTCGGCTTCTTCTTCCAGCCGCGCGATCCCTATGTGCAACCGGCCAATCCGCGTCGGCGCGGCGGTCAATACCAGTACTACCAATCGACGCAGCCGATGCAGCGGAGCTTCTGGTAA
- a CDS encoding adenylate/guanylate cyclase domain-containing protein: MPKFLRIGLHQSNVSGYTSKAWCVRRVGSAVYLKWGAVEVQGAGKSRKVYWTRLPQEKTIRCGTAQRAQDYTRSAIARRRSHDYEPLTGAILARRKSANGSAELKQALATILIVDIVGSTAKAAKLGDARWTKVMGLYYAAVRKELKSSRGKEVVTTGDGVLATFKAPAAGINCATAIQKAVRTLGLDIRVGLHAGEYAMSGGEMVGLAFHIGTRVAAKARAGEVLVSSAVKDLLAAQSQIRLRDHGSHQLKGVPARWRLYRVED; encoded by the coding sequence ATGCCCAAATTCCTCCGCATCGGCCTGCATCAGTCGAACGTATCGGGATACACGTCGAAGGCATGGTGCGTGCGGCGGGTCGGCTCGGCGGTGTATCTGAAATGGGGCGCTGTCGAGGTCCAGGGCGCCGGCAAGAGCCGTAAGGTTTATTGGACGCGTCTGCCGCAGGAGAAAACGATCCGCTGCGGCACGGCGCAGCGCGCCCAGGACTACACCAGATCCGCGATCGCACGGCGGCGCAGCCATGATTATGAGCCGCTGACAGGCGCCATTCTGGCGCGGCGCAAATCCGCCAATGGCAGCGCCGAGCTCAAGCAGGCACTCGCCACGATCCTGATCGTCGACATCGTCGGCTCCACGGCAAAAGCGGCAAAGCTCGGCGATGCGCGCTGGACCAAGGTGATGGGCCTCTATTACGCGGCGGTCCGCAAAGAGCTGAAGTCCTCGCGCGGCAAGGAGGTCGTCACGACCGGAGATGGCGTGCTCGCGACCTTCAAGGCGCCGGCAGCCGGCATCAATTGCGCGACCGCGATCCAAAAGGCCGTGCGCACGCTCGGCCTGGACATCAGGGTCGGCCTGCACGCCGGCGAATATGCGATGAGCGGTGGCGAGATGGTCGGTCTCGCCTTCCATATCGGCACCCGCGTCGCCGCGAAGGCGCGCGCCGGCGAAGTCCTGGTCTCGAGCGCGGTCAAGGATCTGCTCGCCGCGCAATCACAGATTCGTCTGAGGGATCACGGCAGCCACCAGCTCAAGGGCGTACCGGCGCGGTGGCGGCTGTATCGGGTCGAGGACTGA
- a CDS encoding ABC transporter ATP-binding protein codes for MSAAIEVRAVEKRFGNVSIIRDLNLTVAKGERHAIIGPNGAGKSTTFNLISGHIKPTSGEVRLNGDVISGLRPFEINRRGLSRSFQVTNVFARMTVWENVRCAVLWATGHRYAFWKNVDSLPEVRERTAQILDDIHLTHRRDVPAGLLTYAEQRELEIGITIASGATVVMLDEPTAGMSHAETDRAVSLIRRLTEGKTLVIVEHDMSVVFGLADRISVLVYGHIIASGTPEEIRRDPKVKEAYLGEEAH; via the coding sequence ATGAGCGCAGCGATCGAAGTCCGCGCCGTCGAAAAGCGTTTCGGCAATGTCAGCATCATCCGCGACCTCAATCTCACCGTCGCCAAAGGTGAGCGTCACGCCATCATCGGCCCCAACGGCGCCGGCAAGTCCACGACGTTCAACTTGATTAGCGGCCACATCAAGCCGACCTCGGGAGAGGTGAGGCTGAACGGCGACGTGATCTCGGGCCTGCGGCCCTTCGAGATCAATCGTCGTGGCTTGTCGCGTTCGTTCCAGGTCACCAACGTGTTCGCGCGCATGACGGTCTGGGAGAACGTGCGCTGCGCCGTGCTTTGGGCGACGGGGCATCGCTACGCGTTCTGGAAGAATGTCGACAGTCTGCCCGAGGTGCGCGAACGCACCGCGCAGATCCTGGACGATATTCATCTCACGCATCGGCGTGACGTGCCGGCTGGTCTCTTGACCTACGCCGAACAGCGCGAGCTCGAGATCGGCATCACCATCGCCAGCGGTGCCACCGTCGTCATGCTGGACGAGCCGACCGCGGGCATGAGTCACGCCGAGACCGACCGCGCGGTGTCGCTGATCCGCCGGCTGACCGAGGGCAAGACGCTCGTCATCGTCGAGCACGACATGAGCGTGGTGTTCGGCCTTGCCGACCGCATCTCGGTGCTGGTCTACGGCCATATCATCGCCTCGGGCACGCCGGAAGAGATCCGGCGTGATCCCAAGGTCAAGGAAGCCTATCTCGGCGAGGAAGCGCACTGA
- a CDS encoding SDR family NAD(P)-dependent oxidoreductase, whose protein sequence is MADTESKPERYVRPPSTESLGEAPGRDRLKGRRILIVGGGQRVFDAATDPIGNGRAMSILCAREGAKVVVADLNRTSAEQTVKRITDEGGEGFAIAADVTSEADVQRMIGEAHRAMGGVDGMVLNVGTFGKTGLDNVSPDEWNSIYDVNVRGPMLCCRAAMPQFDNGGAIVFISSIAALKAGSQMAVYDSSKAALGGLMRNIAHLGARRGIRANLVYPGLVDTPNGREAGAGRPNRGRGHIPFGRQATAWEIAYAVLFFLSDESVYVTAQTLAVDSGLSGM, encoded by the coding sequence ATGGCCGACACCGAGAGCAAGCCGGAACGCTACGTCCGCCCGCCCAGCACGGAGTCGTTGGGCGAAGCGCCGGGCAGAGACCGTCTGAAAGGCCGCCGCATCCTGATCGTCGGTGGCGGCCAGCGCGTGTTCGACGCGGCGACCGATCCGATCGGCAACGGCCGTGCCATGAGCATCCTTTGTGCGCGCGAAGGCGCGAAGGTTGTGGTGGCCGATCTCAATCGCACATCCGCCGAGCAGACGGTGAAGCGCATCACCGACGAAGGCGGCGAGGGCTTTGCGATCGCGGCCGATGTCACGTCGGAGGCGGATGTCCAGCGCATGATCGGGGAGGCCCACCGCGCCATGGGCGGCGTCGACGGCATGGTGCTGAACGTCGGCACCTTCGGCAAGACCGGGCTCGACAATGTCAGTCCCGACGAGTGGAACAGTATCTACGACGTCAATGTCCGCGGCCCGATGCTGTGTTGCCGCGCGGCCATGCCGCAGTTCGACAATGGCGGCGCCATCGTCTTCATCTCCTCGATCGCCGCGCTCAAGGCCGGTTCGCAGATGGCGGTGTACGATTCCTCGAAAGCCGCGCTTGGCGGCCTGATGCGCAACATCGCCCATCTCGGAGCGCGTCGCGGGATCCGCGCCAATCTCGTCTATCCCGGCCTGGTCGACACGCCGAACGGCCGCGAGGCCGGCGCCGGCCGTCCCAACCGCGGCAGGGGCCACATCCCGTTCGGCCGCCAGGCGACCGCATGGGAGATCGCCTACGCCGTGCTGTTCTTCCTGTCGGATGAAAGCGTCTACGTCACCGCGCAGACCCTTGCGGTGGATAGCGGGCTGAGCGGAATGTAG
- a CDS encoding VOC family protein, with the protein MSRIFGAVRQNGYVVRDIQAAMKHWIEVMGVGPWYYMDRVKTDWFRHRGRDSAVEMSIALANSGDLQIELIQQRNDAPSLYREFLDAGHEGLQHMSYWSHDYQALYDKAIGLGYRIGHEGQIGGDKGRFAYFDTQAHPGTIVEISDISGTKGPFFEKVRLAALSWDGTRPIREVGGAKP; encoded by the coding sequence ATGAGCCGCATCTTCGGCGCGGTGCGCCAGAACGGATATGTGGTGCGCGACATCCAGGCCGCGATGAAGCACTGGATCGAGGTCATGGGTGTCGGCCCCTGGTACTACATGGACCGCGTCAAGACCGACTGGTTCCGCCATCGCGGCCGGGATTCCGCGGTCGAGATGAGCATTGCGCTGGCGAATTCCGGCGATCTCCAGATCGAGCTGATCCAGCAGCGCAACGACGCGCCCTCGCTGTACAGGGAGTTTCTGGACGCCGGCCACGAAGGCCTCCAGCACATGTCGTACTGGAGCCACGATTATCAGGCGCTCTACGACAAGGCGATCGGGCTCGGCTACAGGATCGGCCACGAAGGCCAGATCGGGGGCGACAAGGGACGCTTCGCCTATTTCGACACGCAGGCGCATCCGGGCACGATTGTCGAGATCTCCGACATCAGCGGCACCAAGGGTCCGTTCTTCGAGAAGGTCAGGCTGGCGGCTTTGAGCTGGGACGGTACGCGCCCGATCCGCGAGGTCGGCGGCGCGAAGCCTTAA